Proteins from a genomic interval of Natator depressus isolate rNatDep1 chromosome 20, rNatDep2.hap1, whole genome shotgun sequence:
- the RND1 gene encoding rho-related GTP-binding protein Rho6 has translation MDSALKKWKTEILDYCPSTRVLLIGCKTDLRTDLSTLMELSHQKQVPISYEQGCAVAKQLGAENYLECSAFTSEKSVHSIFRTASTICLSKASPPPPKSPGRSLSKRLLHLPSRSELISSTFKKEKAKSCSIM, from the exons ATGGACAGCGCCCTGAAGAAG TGGAAGACAGAAATCCTGGACTACTGCCCCAGCACCCGCGTGCTGCTGATTGGCTGCAAGACAGATCTGCGGACTGACCTGAGCACCCTGATGGAGCTGTCCCACCAGAAGCAGGTGCCCATCTCCTACGAGCAG GGCTGTGCTGTGGCcaagcagctgggagcagagaacTACCTGGAGTGTTCAGCCTTCACGTCGGAGAAGAGCGTGCACAGCATCTTCCGGACAGCATCCACCATCTGCCTGAGCAaggccagccccccgccccccaagagcCCCGGGCGCAGCCTCTCCAAGAGACTCCTGCACCTGCCCAGCCGCTCCGAACTCATCTCTTCCACCTTCAAGAAGGAGAAGGCTAAAAGCTGCTCCATCATGTGA